The window TCGATGGCCAAATTCGGCATGAGCCTCGTTGTGCTCGGTCTCGCCGGCGAACAGCACGGCAAGATCGCGGTCAACGCGCTGTGGCCGCGCACCACCATCGCCACCGCGGCGGTGAGGAACCTGCTGGGCGGCGATGCGCTGATCAACATGTCGCGCAAGCCGGACATTCTCGCCGAGGCGGCCTGGCGCGTCTTCCAGAAACCCAAGACGTTCACCGGCCACTTCCTGATCGACGACACCTTCCTCGCCGCCGAAGGCATCAGCGACTTCGATCAATATCGGGTGAACCCGAGCCAGCCCTTGCAGGTCGATTTCTTCGTACCGGACGACATGCCGCCGCCGGCGGGGGTGAGTTTGAAGGCGATGAAAACGTAGCGCCCCTCCGCCTCATCCTGAGGGGCCCGCCATCAGCGCATTTACGCGCGTCTTCGACGCGCTATGGCGGGCGTCTCGAAGGAAGGGGCGGCCACATGGTTCGAGACTGTTACACAGCGCTCCTCACCATGAGGCCGATCAACGATTGAGCACTTTCATCTCGGCTTCCAAGCTACTAGATTCGGCCAATGACCACGCTCCTCATTTCCCATCCCGCCTGTGTCGATCATGTCGTGCCGTCCGGCCACCCGGAACGGCCGGAGCGCATGCGCGCGGTCGAGGAAGCGCTTGCCGCCGAACAGTTTCAGAACCTGGCGCGCGAACAGGCGCCGATGGCCGATGGCGACATTGTCAGCCTCGCCCACCCGCTCGACTATTTCGAGGCGGTCCGCGAAGCCTCGCCCTCCGAAGGCATGGTGCGCATCGACGCCGACACCTCGATGTCGCCGGGCTCGTTCGAGGCGGCGCTGCGCTGCGCCGGCGGGGCGGTGCTGGCGGTCGATGAGGTGATGACCGGCAAGGCGGCCAATGCCTTTGTCGCCACGCGCCCGCCCGGCCATCACGCCGAGACGGCCAAGCCGATGGGCTTCTGCTTCTTCAACAATGCCGCAATCGCGGCGCGCTACGCGCAGCAAAAGCATGGCATCGAGCGGGCCGCCATTATCGACTTCGACGTGCATCACGGCAACGGCACGCAGGATATCTTCTGGGCCGACAAATCGGTGCTCTATACCTCGACGCACGAAATGCCGCTTTATCCCGGCACCGGCGCCATCGGCGAACGCGGCGAATTCGACACCATCGTCAATGCGCCGTTGCGCGCCGGCGACGGCGGCGAGCAGTTCCGCGAGGCGCTCGAGACCGTGATCCTGCCGCGGCTGCGCCGCTTCTCGCCGGACCTCGTCATCATCTCGGCCGGCTTCGATGCGCATACACGCGACCCGCTCGCCAACCTCAATCTGGTCGAGGCGGATTATGCGTGGGTGACGAAGAAGCTGATGGAAATCGCCGACGAGACGGCACAAGGCCGTGTCGTGTCGCTGCTTGAAGGCGGCTACGATCTTCAGGGCCTGGCGCGTTCCGTCGCCGCGCATGTCACCGCGTTGATGCGGGGGTAGCACTCGTCATTCCGGGGCGCTCGCGCAGCGAGCGAACCCGGAATCCAGATACGCATTCTATCCGGTCTGGATTCCGGGTTCGCACCTTCGGTGCGCCCCGGAATGACTTGTTCGTCGCTATTTGGCCGTCAGCCCGCCATCGATCGGCAGATCCGCGCCGGTGATGAACGCCGCCTGGTCCGACAACAGATAGACGCACAAGGCCGCAACTTCGCTTGGCTGGCCCATGCGGCCGAGCGGAATCTCCGCGCTCATCTTCTCCATGGCACTGGCCGGATCGCGCGCGGTGCGGGCGATGTTGTCGACCATCGGACCTTCGAGGAACGACGGGCACACGGCATTGCAGCGGATCGGTGGCTTGTTGCGCGCGCCGAGCAGCGCCACGGATTTCGTCAGCAGCGACACGCCACCTTTCGAAGCGTTGTAGGCGGCAAGATTGTGCCCGCCGACCAGCCCCGACACCGACGACAGATTGACGATCGAGCCGCCGCGTTCCTTCAGCAACGGAAAGACGTATTTGCAGCCGAGAAAAGTGCCGTCGAGATTGATCGACAGGACACGCCGCCATGTCGCGAAGTCGAGCTTCTCGACGCTGCCGATGGCGACGATGCCGGCGGCATTCACCAGCCCGTCAATCGCGCCGTGGCGCTCGCTGATCTCGGCGACAACGCGCTGCCAGTCAGCTTCCGCGGTGACGTCGAGCGCGAGGTCCGCACCTTTGAGGTCCGTGGCGATCGCGAGAGCGCCCTGCGCGCGCACGGCAGCGACGACGGTAGAGCCGACGGCCCCGGCCGCGCCGGTGATGAGGATGATTTTGTCTTTCAGATTTGGCATGCGGACTTCTTACTTCACCCTCCCCTGCCATCAAACCCAGTCATTCCGGGGCGCGG of the Undibacter mobilis genome contains:
- a CDS encoding histone deacetylase family protein, with the translated sequence MTTLLISHPACVDHVVPSGHPERPERMRAVEEALAAEQFQNLAREQAPMADGDIVSLAHPLDYFEAVREASPSEGMVRIDADTSMSPGSFEAALRCAGGAVLAVDEVMTGKAANAFVATRPPGHHAETAKPMGFCFFNNAAIAARYAQQKHGIERAAIIDFDVHHGNGTQDIFWADKSVLYTSTHEMPLYPGTGAIGERGEFDTIVNAPLRAGDGGEQFREALETVILPRLRRFSPDLVIISAGFDAHTRDPLANLNLVEADYAWVTKKLMEIADETAQGRVVSLLEGGYDLQGLARSVAAHVTALMRG
- a CDS encoding SDR family NAD(P)-dependent oxidoreductase, whose protein sequence is MPNLKDKIILITGAAGAVGSTVVAAVRAQGALAIATDLKGADLALDVTAEADWQRVVAEISERHGAIDGLVNAAGIVAIGSVEKLDFATWRRVLSINLDGTFLGCKYVFPLLKERGGSIVNLSSVSGLVGGHNLAAYNASKGGVSLLTKSVALLGARNKPPIRCNAVCPSFLEGPMVDNIARTARDPASAMEKMSAEIPLGRMGQPSEVAALCVYLLSDQAAFITGADLPIDGGLTAK